From Triticum aestivum cultivar Chinese Spring chromosome 4A, IWGSC CS RefSeq v2.1, whole genome shotgun sequence, a single genomic window includes:
- the LOC123086736 gene encoding receptor protein-tyrosine kinase CEPR2: MRIRILFCLHLTILLSLSVSSTCQTDPQTEALLQFKASLADPLNYLQTWTNATSPCQFHGIQCSAGSVTEISLSSMNLSGTISPSIAALSGLERLDLDTNSLSGAVPSELISCTQLRFLNLSWNTLTGELPDFSALTVLESLDVANNGFSGRFAAWVGDMTGLVYLSIGCNNYDQGEMPPSIGNLKNLTYLYLSNCSLTGGIPDSVFELTLLETLDLSLNNLAGEIPKAIGNLKKVWKIELYKNILTGELPPELGRLAELREIDVSRNQLSGGIPAAFAKLKNLEVIQLYRNNLSGAIPAEWAELRSLKSFSVYENRFAGEFPANFGRFSSLDSVDISENGFVGPFPRHLCNGKSLQFLLALQNGFSGEVPEEYSACQTLQRFRINKNQLTGSIPERLWGLPAVTIIDVSDNGFTGTISPLIGEAQNLNQLWVQNNRLSGTIPAETGRLGQLQKLYLSNNSFSGTIPSQIGNLAQLTALHLEDNALGGALPADIGSCSRLVEIDVSRNELTGPIPASLSLLSSLNSLNLSRNAITGMIPAQLQALKLSSVDFSANRLTGSVPPGLLVIAGDEVFAGNPGLCVHGWSELGACNTDDHHRDGLARRSLVVLPVIVSVMVLLVVGILFVSYRSFKLEEQRRRDLERGDGCDQWKLESFHPPELDADEICGVGEENLVGSGGTGRVYRLQLKDGGGTVAVKRLWKGDAARVMAAEMSILGTIRHRNVLKLHACLSRGELNFIVYEYMPRGNLYQALRREAKGGGGEPELDWPRRCGVALGAAKGLMYLHHDCTPAVIHRDIKSANILLDEDYEAKIADFGIARVAAGNSEEFSCFAGTHGYLAPELAYSLKVTEKTDVYSFGVVLMELVTGRSPIDARFGEGKDVVFWLSSKLGTQRLDDVVDPRLAASSAKGKEEMLRVLKIAMLCTTKLPAGRPAMRDVVNMLTDACAGSCSPRGNPPVWSCSKSAR, encoded by the exons ATGAGAATACGCATCCTATTCTGCCTCCATCTCACCATACTCCTCTCCCTCTCTGTGAGCTCAACCTGCCAAACTGATCCCCAAACAGAGGCACTTCTCCAATTCAAGGCCAGCTTAGCTGACCCTCTGAACTATCTTCAGACATGGACAAACGCCACGTCCCCGTGCCAGTTCCATGGCATCCAGTGCAGCGCAGGCTCGGTGACTGAGATCTCGCTGTCGAGCATGAACCTCTCCGGCACGATCTCGCCGTCCATCGCCGCGCTCAGCGGCCTGGAGCGGCTCGATCTGGACACCAATTCATTGTCAGGAGCTGTACCTTCTGAGCTAATCAGCTGCACCCAGCTCCGGTTCCTGAACCTTTCCTGGAATACCCTGACCGGAGAGCTGCCGGATTTTTCGGCGCTGACGGTGCTAGAGAGCCTGGACGTCGCGAACAATGGCTTCTCCGGCCGGTTTGCGGCGTGGGTGGGCGACATGACCGGCCTGGTGTACCTCAGCATCGGCTGCAACAACTACGATCAAGGGGAGATGCCTCCGAGCATTGGGAACCTCAAGAACCTGACGTATCTGTACCTGTCGAACTGCAGCTTGACAGGGGGGATACCCGACTCCGTCTTCGAGCTGACCCTGCTGGAGACGCTGGATTTGTCCCTGAACAATCTCGCCGGCGAGATCCCGAAGGCCATCGGCAACCTCAAGAAAGTGTGGAAGATCGAGCTGTACAAGAACATCCTCACCGGCGAGCTCCCGCCGGAGCTTGGCAGGCTCGCGGAGCTGCGGGAGATCGACGTCTCCCGTAACCAGCTCAGCGGCGGAATCCCGGCAGCATTCGCCAAGCTCAAGAACTTGGAGGTGATCCAGCTGTACCGGAACAACCTGTCCGGGGCGATCccggccgagtgggccgagctccggTCCCTGAAGAGCTTCTCCGTCTACGAGAACCGTTTCGCCGGCGAGTTCCCGGCGAACTTCGGCCGGTTCTCGTCGCTCGACAGCGTGGACATCTCCGAGAACGGATTCGTCGGGCCGTTCCCGAGGCACCTCTGCAACGGCAAGAGCCTCCAGTTCCTTCTCGCCCTGCAGAACGGCTTCTCCGGCGAGGTCCCGGAGGAGTACTCGGCGTGCCAAACCCTGCAAAGGTTCCGGATCAACAAGAACCAGCTCACCGGCAGCATCCCGGAGAGGTTGTGGGGGCTCCCCGCCGTCACGATCATCGACGTATCGGACAACGGGTTCACCGGGACTATATCGCCGCTGATCGGCGAGGCGCAGAATCTGAACCAGCTCTGGGTGCAGAACAACAGGCTCAGTGGCACGATCCCGGCGGAAACCGGCCGGCTCGGGCAGCTCCAGAAGCTCTACCTGTCCAACAATTCTTTCTCGGGGACAATACCGTCGCAGATTGGGAACTTGGCACAGCTGACGGCGCTGCACCTGGAAGACAACGCATTGGGTGGCGCATTGCCCGCTGATATCGGCAGCTGCTCCAGGCTCGTCGAGATCGACGTCTCCCGGAACGAGCTCACGGGCCCGATCCCCGCCTCGCTGTCGCTGCTGTCGTCTCTGAACTCACTCAACTTGTCACGCAATGCCATCACCGGGATGATCCCGGCCCAGCTTCAGGCGCTGAAGCTGAGCTCCGTCGACTTCTCAGCGAACCGGCTTACCGGCAGCGTGCCGCCCGGGCTGCTCGTGATCGCCGGCGACGAGGTGTTCGCCGGGAATCCCGGTCTCTGCGTCCATGGCTGGTCTGAGCTCGGCGCGTGTAATACGGACGACCACCACAGGGACGGCCTCGCGAGGAGATCGCTTGTCGTCCTGCCGGTCATTGTATCCGTGATGGTGCTGCTTGTGGTTGGCATACTGTTCGTGAGCTACAGAAGCTTCAAGCTCGAGGAGCAGAGGAGGAGGGACCTGGAGCGCGGCGACGGGTGCGACCAGTGGAAGCTGGAGTCGTTCCACCCGCCGGAGCTGGACGCCGACGAGATATGCGGCGTCGGGGAGGAGAACCTCGTCGGGTCGGGCGGTACGGGGCGCGTGTACCGGCTTCAGCTCAAGGACGGCGGCGGCACTGTGGCCGTGAAGCGGCTGTGGAAGGGCGACGCCGCGCGGGTCATGGCCGCGGAGATGTCCATCCTCGGTACGATCCGGCACCGGAATGTCCTCAAGCTCCACGCCTGCCTGTCGCGCGGTGAGCTCAACTTCATCGTCTACGAGTACATGCCGCGGGGCAACCTGTACCAGGCGCTCCGCCGGGAGgccaagggcggcggcggcgagcccgAGCTGGACTGGCCACGGCGGTGCGGGGTCGCGCTCGGCGCCGCCAAGGGGCTCATGTACCTCCACCACGACTGCACACCGGCGGTCATCCACCGCGACATCAAGTCCGCCAACATACTTCTCGATGAGGACTAcgaggccaagatcgccgacttcgGCATCGCCAGAGTCGCCGCCGGCAACTCCGAGGAGTTCAGCTGCTTCGCCGGAACCCACGGCTACCTCGCTCCCG AGCTCGCCTACTCTCTCAAGGTGACGGAGAAGACggacgtgtacagcttcggcgtCGTGCTCATGGAGCTGGTCACCGGCCGGAGCCCGATCGACGCGCGCTTCGGCGAGGGCAAGGACGTCGTGTTCTGGCTGTCGAGCAAGCTCGGAACGCAGAGACTGGACGACGTTGTGGACCCGCGCCTCGCAGCGTCGTCCGCCAAGGGCAAGGAGGAGATGCTCAGGGTACTCAAGATCGCCATGCTCTGCACAACCAAGCTGCCGGCCGGGCGGCCGGCAATGAGGGACGTGGTGAACATGCTCACGGACGCCTGCGCGGGGTCCTGCAGCCCGCGCGGCAACCCGCcggtgtggagctgcagcaaaagCGCGCGCTGA